A portion of the Halogeometricum sp. S1BR25-6 genome contains these proteins:
- a CDS encoding ABC transporter ATP-binding protein — translation MSDRALLEVENLKKHFKVNQGWIASLMQSVSGDDPDYVHAVDGVSFELREGETLGLAGESGCGKTTTGMSLVKLHDPTSGDIVYNDKRLSEASEAELKEFRQNAQMIFQDPFESLNPRMTVYDTVAEPLRIHNIRNETARVQRALEFAELLPAEQYFDQYPHELSGGQRQRVAIARALVLDPDFIVADEPVSMLDVSLRAGVLSLLDRMTDEFGLSVVYISHDLSLLRHMCDRLAIMYMGKIVEKGPTDQIIENPQHPYTQALINAVPVPDPEVGRERVELRGEVGDVIEIPSGCRFKSRCPDYIGDVCDQVVPPLEQKTDAGVDQDIACHLYESAEGYDPYAELTESPSDDSAGGDASAPADD, via the coding sequence ATGAGCGACAGAGCGCTCCTCGAAGTCGAGAACCTGAAGAAGCACTTCAAGGTGAACCAGGGCTGGATCGCCAGCCTGATGCAGTCGGTCTCCGGCGACGACCCCGACTACGTCCACGCCGTCGACGGCGTCTCCTTCGAACTCCGCGAGGGCGAGACGCTCGGTCTGGCGGGTGAGTCCGGGTGCGGGAAGACCACCACGGGGATGTCGCTCGTGAAACTGCACGACCCGACCAGCGGCGACATCGTCTACAACGACAAACGGCTTTCGGAGGCCAGCGAGGCCGAACTCAAGGAGTTCCGGCAGAACGCCCAGATGATCTTCCAGGACCCCTTCGAGAGTCTCAACCCGCGGATGACGGTGTACGACACCGTCGCCGAACCGCTCCGCATCCACAACATCCGCAACGAGACGGCGCGGGTCCAGCGCGCCCTGGAGTTCGCCGAACTCCTCCCCGCCGAGCAGTACTTCGACCAGTACCCGCACGAACTCTCGGGCGGACAGCGCCAACGGGTCGCCATCGCGCGCGCACTCGTCCTCGACCCTGATTTCATCGTCGCGGACGAACCCGTCTCGATGCTCGACGTGAGTCTCCGGGCGGGCGTGCTGTCGCTGCTCGACCGCATGACCGACGAGTTCGGCCTGTCGGTCGTCTACATCAGCCACGACCTCTCGCTCCTCAGACACATGTGCGACCGCCTCGCAATCATGTACATGGGGAAAATCGTCGAGAAGGGGCCGACCGACCAGATAATCGAGAACCCCCAACACCCCTACACGCAGGCGCTCATCAACGCCGTTCCCGTCCCCGACCCGGAGGTGGGCCGCGAACGCGTCGAACTGCGGGGCGAGGTGGGCGACGTGATCGAGATTCCGAGCGGCTGTCGGTTCAAATCGCGGTGTCCGGACTACATCGGCGACGTCTGCGACCAGGTCGTCCCGCCGTTAGAACAGAAGACGGACGCCGGCGTCGACCAGGATATCGCCTGCCACCTCTACGAGAGCGCCGAGGGGTACGACCCGTACGCCGAACTGACCGAGTCCCCGAGCGACGACTCCGCCGGCGGCGACGCCTCGGCCCCGGCGGACGACTGA
- a CDS encoding ABC transporter ATP-binding protein, protein MSLLEVEDLEVYYETEDGPAQAVDGVSFELEEGENLGIVGESGCGKTTLAKSIIGILPDAGYVNGGEIRFKGDDLTGMTGKQRRRMKWEEISMVAQSAMNSLDPVYTIREQIVEAIETHRPGTGRTESTEIVTEMFELVGLDPDRADDYPHQFSGGMRQRAMIAMALALEPSLILADEPTTALDVIMQDQILKRMGKIQDEVNSSMLVITHDVSVVAETCDRVLVMYAGKVAEEGPVEEIFGQPYHPYTIGLKRAFPNIRKPTQDLLSIKGYPPELIDPPTGCRFAERCPMATDRCREEEPEAHQMNNLRSYCHYAEDIDTELRPYADNPETWSQTAAARKAETGDVGGD, encoded by the coding sequence ATGAGTCTACTCGAAGTCGAAGACCTCGAAGTGTACTACGAGACCGAAGACGGACCGGCGCAGGCCGTCGACGGCGTCTCCTTCGAACTGGAGGAAGGCGAGAACCTCGGCATCGTGGGCGAGTCCGGGTGCGGGAAGACGACGCTCGCGAAGTCCATCATCGGCATCCTCCCCGACGCCGGCTACGTCAACGGCGGCGAGATTCGGTTCAAGGGTGACGACCTCACCGGAATGACCGGCAAACAGCGCCGCCGCATGAAGTGGGAGGAGATATCCATGGTCGCCCAGTCGGCGATGAACTCGCTGGACCCCGTCTACACCATCCGCGAGCAGATCGTCGAAGCCATCGAGACCCACCGACCGGGTACCGGTCGGACGGAGTCGACCGAAATCGTCACTGAAATGTTCGAACTCGTCGGGTTGGACCCCGACCGCGCCGACGACTACCCCCACCAGTTCTCCGGCGGGATGCGTCAGCGCGCGATGATAGCGATGGCGCTGGCGCTGGAACCGTCGCTCATCCTCGCGGACGAACCGACGACGGCGCTGGATGTCATCATGCAGGACCAGATTCTCAAGCGCATGGGGAAGATTCAGGACGAGGTCAACTCCTCGATGCTGGTCATCACCCACGACGTGAGCGTCGTCGCCGAGACGTGCGACCGCGTCCTCGTGATGTACGCGGGCAAGGTCGCAGAGGAGGGGCCGGTCGAGGAGATATTCGGTCAGCCCTACCACCCCTACACCATCGGGCTGAAGCGCGCGTTCCCGAACATCCGCAAGCCCACGCAGGACCTCCTCTCCATCAAGGGCTACCCGCCTGAACTCATCGACCCGCCCACGGGCTGTCGGTTCGCCGAACGGTGCCCGATGGCGACCGACCGCTGCCGCGAGGAGGAACCCGAGGCCCACCAGATGAACAACCTCCGGTCGTACTGCCACTACGCCGAGGACATCGACACCGAACTGCGGCCGTACGCCGACAACCCGGAGACGTGGAGTCAGACCGCCGCGGCCCGCAAGGCCGAGACGGGCGACGTCGGGGGTGACTGA
- a CDS encoding ABC transporter permease, translating into MAQEEQTGRSIFTDLDDSSSSEQVDKWQRTARLWKETLIEQWKMLTDELSVKLSLFVVAAFVLIAIFAPFIAPYPPLQRQYQGDDGILIEKWAEPSLLGGDSGYLLGTTAEGFDIFSQLVYGTRAALMVGLIAAVFTAGIGTLVGLVAGYYGGKVDDALMRLVDFLYGMPLLPTVIVLVAVLGPNLWNIILALIILQWRSTARVIRSQALSLRERPFVKAAEVAGAGDWHIISRHLAPNVLPMTFLYGSFGIAWAILAEAGVSFIGLGDPNTVSWGTMLQASRAYSALQFGAWWWFVPPGICIGLLVISGFLIGRGYEEITNPKLQ; encoded by the coding sequence ATGGCACAAGAAGAACAAACCGGTCGGTCGATATTCACCGACCTCGACGACAGTTCGTCCAGCGAGCAGGTCGACAAGTGGCAGCGGACGGCCCGCCTCTGGAAGGAGACGCTGATAGAGCAGTGGAAGATGCTGACGGACGAACTCTCGGTCAAGCTTTCGTTGTTCGTCGTGGCCGCGTTCGTCCTCATCGCCATCTTCGCCCCCTTTATCGCCCCGTACCCGCCGCTCCAACGGCAGTACCAGGGCGACGACGGGATACTCATCGAGAAGTGGGCGGAGCCGTCGCTGCTCGGCGGCGACAGCGGCTACCTCCTCGGAACGACGGCCGAGGGCTTCGACATCTTCAGCCAACTCGTCTACGGAACGCGCGCGGCGCTGATGGTCGGCCTCATCGCGGCGGTGTTCACCGCCGGTATCGGGACGCTCGTCGGCCTCGTCGCCGGCTACTACGGCGGGAAAGTGGACGACGCGCTGATGCGCCTCGTCGACTTCCTGTACGGGATGCCGCTGTTGCCGACGGTCATCGTCCTCGTGGCGGTGTTGGGACCGAACCTCTGGAACATCATCCTCGCGCTCATCATCCTCCAGTGGCGCTCGACGGCCCGCGTCATCCGGTCGCAGGCGCTGTCGCTCCGCGAGCGACCGTTCGTGAAGGCCGCGGAGGTGGCCGGCGCGGGCGACTGGCACATCATCAGCCGCCACCTCGCGCCGAACGTCCTCCCGATGACGTTCCTGTACGGGTCGTTCGGTATCGCGTGGGCCATCCTCGCGGAGGCCGGCGTCTCGTTCATCGGACTCGGCGACCCGAACACCGTCTCGTGGGGCACGATGCTGCAGGCCTCGCGGGCGTACTCCGCGCTCCAGTTCGGGGCGTGGTGGTGGTTCGTCCCGCCGGGCATCTGCATCGGCCTGCTGGTCATCAGCGGCTTCCTCATCGGCCGCGGCTACGAAGAAATCACGAACCCCAAGCTACAATGA